The window AATGGAATAATGGTAAACAAGAAGATTTACCCAACAAGGCTTGTTACGCTCCTTTTCTCAAAAGGCATTATCCGGATAAACGGAAAACTCTTAAGAGGACATCTTGAGATAGCTGTTTTAACTTCGGATAGGCTTGTTGTGATAAATGAGGTTGATCTCGAAAGTTATGTTGCGGGTATAGTAAACGCTGAGATGCCTCATAATTGGTCTATTGAGGCTTTGAAAGCACAGGCTGTTGTTGCAAGAACTTATGCTATGTGGCAGAAAGAACGGCATTTAAACGATTATTATGATATGTCTGCAAATTTTATGGATCAGGTTTATGACGGTGCAGAATCAGAAGACAAAAAGGGATGGGAAGCCGTAAACTCAACAAAGGGCGAGATTATAACTTATCACGATAAACCCATCCTTGCCATGTATCATGCTATATGCGGCGGTGAAACGGAGAACTCAGAAGATGCTGTTGGTCATGATTATCCATATCTCCGTACTAAAAAGTGCGATTTTTGTAGATTTGCACCTGGGTTTAACTGGAAATACACTATCTCCTTCAATGAGCTTACAAGAAGATTAATAGCTAATGGATACAGGCTTTCAGGTGTTTATGGTTTTGCAGTTTTAAAGAGAAGCAGGACTAAAAGGGTTATGACCGCAAGAATCGTTATTGATCATGGTTACCTTGATCTCGACGGTACAACCTTAAGAAGTATTGTGGGTTACGATAAATTAAGAAGTACATTGTTCTGGTTCAGGATAAAACATGGCGATATTTTATTTAACGGCAGAGGTTTTGGACATGGAGTTGGTATGTGTCAATGGGGTGCGTATGGTATGGCAAAAAAAGGCTATAACTATAAACAGATCATCCATTATTACTATACTGATGTTCATATAAAGAAGTTTTATTAACCTGAAAAGGAAGTTTGTTTGCTCTTCTGCAAATAAAACGGCTTCGTTTTGAACAAGACAAGATATGGTTTACTTAAAACTTGTATTTCCACTGATTGTGATGCATAATTATAGATAAATGAAGGAGGATAATTTATGAATAAAAACTCTTCCAAGGCTTATACGCTTAAAGATGGTTCTAAAATAACTATAAGACCTATGCTTAAATCAGACGGAAACAAACTTTACGATTTTTTTATACATATACCTGAAGAAGATAGAGAGTTTTTAAGGCATGATGTGTCAGACAAAAAACTAATTGACAAGTGGTGCAAAGAACTTGATTATGATAAAGTCTTACCTCTGCTTGCCCTTGATAAAGATGATAAAATAGTCGGCGACGCAAGCCTTCATTCGGAATCGTACGGATGGACAAGACATATCGGTGAAATAAGAATAGTCGTTTCAAGATTGTACAGAGGTAAAGGGCTGGGCTTTGCTCTCTCAAGAGAGATATTCCTTGTTGCACTTGAAAAAAAGCTGTCTAAACTTATTGCAGAGATGGCCGCAGAACAAAAGGGTGCTATTAATGTATTTGAGAAACTTGGTTTTATAAAAGAGGCACAGCTTAAAAATCATATAATAAACCATAAAGGATTTACGCATGATCTTGTTATCATGACCAATGACGTGAAGGAAGCGGTAAAATTAATGGAGCAGTATGAAGTTGAAAAACTTTACCTTAATCCTATGGAAGGATAGGTCTTTTATATATCTAAATTTATAGGCAAGATATCTCTAAAACGTATGGAAGCAACAAAAGATGACAGAATACTCTGGTAAATAATAAATCGGCGGACAGGCGTTTTATCTTTTCTATTGTAGCTAAAGCTGTTACAGACATGTATGGTAAACCAATAACAATATTATTAATATGTGAAATCATTTTTATGCGGAGTGATTATGGATACAAAAAAAATTTATAGAAGATTATCAAGAAGAATAGAAAACATGAATAGTTATGAGAAAACAAGACTATTTGCAATCATTGGAATGAGTATCTTTATTACACTCATACTAATAGGTTTAATCGTTTTTTTCTCTTTGAGAAACCTTAATGTTATTATAGGTGTTGACACTACAGGACTCCTCGGTAACCCTTCTGTACTCATAAATAACCAGTCATCATCAACCATTAAAAATGTAAAAGTCATTATGGACAATCAATACGAGTCATCCATAAAGTCTATAAAACCAAAAGCGTCTGCTGTTGTTTACTTTAACACCTTTACACCATTGCCGCCCAATAATTACATGCCAAAGCAGATCATGATTAAGTCGGGAATCGGTGTTGCAAAAAAAAGTATATCCCCTGAACAATAATGGAGAATAAAGAGCTTTTTGTTGATATAATCCTGCCCGTCCCGATTGATCAAAGCTTTACATATAGAATCGCTCCAAAACAACTGGATAATGAAGAAAACCCTATTATCCCGGGTATGCGCGTACTTGTTCCATTCGGTTCAAGAATGCTTGTTGGGATCATAAGAAAGATTGGCATTGATAAACCTGCGATTGATATAAAACTCATAAATCAGCTCATTGATCATAAACCGAGTGTATCAAAACCGCTTATGTCTGTGCTTGAATGGGCTTCGTCCTATTACATGCATCCGGTTGGTGACGTATTCAAACAGTTCATACCGCATAAAGGGGTAAGGCTTGAGCTTAACAAATTCTACAATATAAGCCGTCTGCCGTATAATTCTTCATCTCTTACAGCAAAAGAACTTGAGGTGCTTGAACATTTAGAAAAGAGAAAACACATATCAAAGAACAGACTTTTAAAAAAATTCGGCATCAACATTATAAATAGACTTGAAAAATTGGGGATCATAGAATCATCTTTTAAAGGGCCTGATAACAAAGAGCCGGGTAATTTCATTCGAGAAAACGAATATACACCTGAAAAATATTTTATTCCAGATGTAATACTTACGGCTAAACAAAACGCTATTATTGAAGCACTGCAAAAGTCTTTCAACAGCGGAATATTTTCCACAAATCTTATAATGGGTATAACTGGAAGCGGTAAAACTGAAATCTATTTAAGGCTCATACACTACGCAATTGAACAGGGCAAAAATGCAATTGTCCTTGTACCCGAGATTGCACTCGCCCCACAAATGTTACAGAGGTTTAAAAGCAGGTTCGGGGAATTGGTAGGAATTATGCATAGCGGGGTACAGCAAAAGGAACTCATTGAAAGCCAACAAAAAATTCTATCCGGGCGTATAAGGATTGTCATAGGCGTAAGGTCTGCGGTTTTTGCT is drawn from Deltaproteobacteria bacterium and contains these coding sequences:
- a CDS encoding SpoIID/LytB domain-containing protein — encoded protein: MFKKISGTFVFICVFLFFKACAVHAQSIPTVRIDVLNNISTLHIEGNDLMLIDTYRNLYIYKNNGYSYIIVSATNNGIMVNKKIYPTRLVTLLFSKGIIRINGKLLRGHLEIAVLTSDRLVVINEVDLESYVAGIVNAEMPHNWSIEALKAQAVVARTYAMWQKERHLNDYYDMSANFMDQVYDGAESEDKKGWEAVNSTKGEIITYHDKPILAMYHAICGGETENSEDAVGHDYPYLRTKKCDFCRFAPGFNWKYTISFNELTRRLIANGYRLSGVYGFAVLKRSRTKRVMTARIVIDHGYLDLDGTTLRSIVGYDKLRSTLFWFRIKHGDILFNGRGFGHGVGMCQWGAYGMAKKGYNYKQIIHYYYTDVHIKKFY
- a CDS encoding GNAT family N-acetyltransferase; protein product: MNKNSSKAYTLKDGSKITIRPMLKSDGNKLYDFFIHIPEEDREFLRHDVSDKKLIDKWCKELDYDKVLPLLALDKDDKIVGDASLHSESYGWTRHIGEIRIVVSRLYRGKGLGFALSREIFLVALEKKLSKLIAEMAAEQKGAINVFEKLGFIKEAQLKNHIINHKGFTHDLVIMTNDVKEAVKLMEQYEVEKLYLNPMEG